From Plasmodium malariae genome assembly, contig: PmUG01_00_14, whole genome shotgun sequence, a single genomic window includes:
- the PmUG01_00030700 gene encoding fam-l protein, which produces MNLFFLIRIVLLIHSNWMCHFKKDVILCNNYVPENCFAGRKYDTRIYRLLTKYHKNNDSNIVKLNGEIPNNGVSERKDISYNEKGATTLNVQSDIFSSKKGRKQAKAMKNKSNTFETKKYSFLEKKIFKELDYMDFLKSNRTITNKVYKKITCKKYGLRLATPLILLLLLLVVLLVDLSLGLASGKSLLEVSGLWKPLQSLSTETNGWLYTFIEFVKEYLPWLSKRAEWVEETGTNTYVIGNTFGIIMYFLPFFILGVILILWIIYYHKKVKKFEKIKFRKG; this is translated from the exons atgaatttattttttttaattagaaTTGTTTTGTTAATACATTCAAACTGGATGTGTCATTTTAAGAAAGACGTG ATCCTGTGTAACAATTATGTTCCAGAGAACTGCTTCGCTGGCAGAAAATATGATACAAGAATTTATAGATTACTAACGAAATATCACAAGAACAATGATTCCAACATCGTAAAGTTAAACGGAGAAATACCAAATAATGGAGTGAGTGAAAGAAAAGATATATCTTATAATGAAAAGGGAGCCACCACATTAAATGTACAATCAGatatattttcatcaaaGAAGGGGAGAAAGCAAGCAAAAgctatgaaaaataaatcgaatacatttgaaacaaaaaaatattcctttttagaaaaaaaaatattcaaagaacttgattatATGGATTTTCTTAAAAGCAACAGAACAATTACTAACAAggtttacaaaaaaataacatgTAAAAAATACGGCTTGAGGCTTGCTACacctttaatattattattgttgttattagTGGTTCTCTTAGTAGATTTATCATTAGGCTTGGCATCTGGGAAAAGTTTGCTGGAAGTATCAGGTTTATGGAAGCCTTTACAATCATTGAGCACAGAAACAAATGGATGgttgtatacatttatagaATTCGTAAAGGAATATTTACCATGGTTATCAAAAAGGGCAGAATGGGTAGAAGAAACCGGGactaatacatatgtaatagGTAATACATTTGgaattataatgtatttcttacctttttttatattaggtgtcatacttatattatggattatttattaccataaaaaagttaaaaaatttgaaaaaattaagtttagaaaaggataa
- the PmUG01_00030600 gene encoding PIR protein, whose translation MMNLDKSKKDLIFSRFNEEYEPAESSAIYNLLNPIKETDQDLYNIGCKLDNSYKMRQMLPEYIGESNSINKDDFCSLLNEWLNSKKIEYISGKSDCESNTELWEQKIEILWSKLKESVGEGESCERYKVTYNCSISPEFKTPITLCFMLLGIFLIIFFFLYKFSPLGSRIHNCLNRKKRILQNTVPEVSCKLLERSSENEISHFERERINIGYYYSGN comes from the exons ATGatg aATTTAGATAAAAGTAAGAAagacttaattttttcacgATTTAATGAAGAATATGAACCTGCAGAATCTTCagcaatatataatttattaaatccTATAAAGGAAACAGATCAggatttatataatattggaTGTAAGCTTGACAATAGTTATAAAATGAGACAGATGTTACCTGAATATATTGGTGAAAgtaatagtattaataagGATGATTTCTGTagtttattaaatgaatGGTTAAACagcaaaaaaattgaatatatatctGGAAAATCTGATTGTGAAAGTAACACAGAATTATGGGAACAAAAGATTGAGATATTGTGGtcaaaattaaaagagaGTGTAGGTGAAGGTGAATCGTGTGAAAGATATAAAGTTACCTATAATTGTTCTATTTCACCTGAATTTAAGACACCTATAACTCTGTGTTTCATGTTACTAggaatatttcttattatttttttttttttgtataag tttaGTCCCCTTGGATCAAGGATTCATAATTGtctaaatagaaaaaaaagaatactgCAGAACACAGTTCCAGAAGTATCATGTAAATTATTGGAAAGATCGTCTGAAAATGAGATTTCGCATTTCGAACGCGAAAGAATTAACATaggttattattattcaggaaattag